A region from the Poecilia reticulata strain Guanapo linkage group LG12, Guppy_female_1.0+MT, whole genome shotgun sequence genome encodes:
- the enc1 gene encoding ectoderm-neural cortex protein 1, translated as MKMSVCVHENRKSRASTGSMNIYLFHKSSYADSVLMHLNALRQQRLFTDVLLHAGSRSFPCHRAVLAACSRYFEAMFSGGLRESQASEVDFRDSIHPEVLELLLDYAYSSRVVINEENAESLLEAGDMLEFQDIRDACAEFLERNLHPSNCLGMLLLSDAHQCTKLSELSWGMCLSNFPAICKTEDFLQLPKDMVVQLLSHEELETEDERLVYEAALNWINYDLEKRHCYLPELLRTVRLALLPAIFLMENVSTEELINDQAKSKELVDEAIRCKLKILQNDGVVNSPCARPRKTSHALFLLGGQTFMCDKLYLVDQKAKEIIPKADIPSPRKEFSACAIGCKVYITGGRGSENGVSKDVWVYDTVHEEWSKAAPMLIARFGHGSAELKHCLYVVGGHTAATGCLPASPSVSLKQVEQFDPVANKWTMVAPLREGVSNAAVVSVKLKLFAFGGTSVTHDKLPKVQCYDPQENRWTVPASCPQPWRYTAAAVLGNQIFVMGGDTEFSACSAYKFSSENYQWTKVGDVTAKRMSCQAVASGNKLYVVGGYFGTQRCKTLDCYDPTLDAWNSITTVPYSLIPTAFVSTWKHLPA; from the coding sequence ATGAAAATGTCAGTGTGCGTCCATGAGAACCGGAAATCCCGAGCCAGCACCGGCTCCATGAACATCTACCTTTTCCACAAATCCTCCTATGCCGACAGTGTCCTCATGCACCTCAACGCTCTACGGCAGCAGAGGCTCTTTACAGACGTCCTCCTCCACGCGGGCAGCCGCTCCTTCCCCTGCCACCGTGCCGTGCTGGCCGCGTGCAGCCGCTACTTCGAGGCCATGTTCAGTGGCGGTCTGAGGGAGAGCCAGGCCAGCGAGGTCGACTTCCGAGACTCGATTCACCCGGAGgttttagagctgctgctcGACTACGCATACTCATCACGGGTGGTGATCAATGAGGAGAATGCAGAGTCGCTGCTGGAGGCTGGGGACATGTTGGAGTTTCAGGACATTCGTGATGCCTGCGCCGAATTCCTGGAAAGAAACCTTCATCCGTCCAACTGTCTTGGCATGCTGTTGCTGTCTGACGCCCACCAGTGTACGAAGCTGTCAGAGCTCTCCTGGGGCATGTGTCTAAGCAACTTCCCTGCCATTTGCAAGACAGAGGACTTTCTCCAATTGCCCAAAGATATGGTAGTGCAGCTTTTGTCGCACGAGGAGCTGGAGACAGAAGATGAGAGACTGGTTTATGAAGCTGCCCTTAATTGGATTAACTATGACCTAGAAAAGAGGCACTGCTACCTCCCAGAGCTTCTGAGAACGGTTCGTCTCGCCTTGCTGCCTGCCATCTTTCTAATGGAGAATGTTTCAACAGAAGAGCTGATTAATGATCAGGCCAAAAGCAAAGAACTGGTTGATGAAGCTATTCGCTGCAAGCTGAAGATCCTCCAGAATGATGGCGTGGTCAACAGCCCGTGTGCTCGACCTAGAAAAACCAGCCATGCCCTTTTCCTGCTTGGCGGACAGACATTCATGTGTGACAAACTGTACCTGGTAGACCAGAAAGCCAAAGAGATAATCCCAAAGGCCGACATCCCCAGTCCCAGGAAGGAGTTCAGCGCCTGTGCCATTGGCTGTAAGGTGTACATCACAGGCGGGAGAGGATCAGAGAACGGCGTTTCCAAAGACGTATGGGTCTACGACACTGTGCATGAGGAATGGTCCAAAGCAGCACCTATGCTCATCGCCAGGTTTGGCCATGGCTCAGCGGAGCTGAAACACTGCCTATATGTTGTTGGAGGACACACTGCGGCGACAGGCTGTCTCCCTGCCTCTCCGTCCGTGTCGCTCAAACAAGTAGAACAGTTTGACCCAGTGGCAAACAAGTGGACCATGGTGGCACCCCTCAGAGAGGGTGTGAGCAACGCGGCAGTGGTCAGCGTGAAACTAAAGTTGTTTGCCTTCGGCGGAACCAGTGTCACCCACGACAAACTGCCCAAGGTGCAATGCTATGATCCGCAGGAAAACCGATGGACTGTGCCGGCATCCTGCCCGCAGCCGTGGCGTTACACCGCCGCTGCCGTGCTCGGGAACCAAATATTTGTCATGGGCGGGGACACCGAATTCTCAGCCTGCTCGGCTTACAAGTTCAGCAGCGAGAACTACCAGTGGACTAAAGTGGGGGACGTAACGGCCAAGCGGATGAGCTGCCAGGCTGTGGCATCGGGAAACAAACTGTACGTGGTGGGCGGGTACTTTGGTACACAGCGGTGTAAAACTCTGGACTGCTACGACCCCACACTCGATGCATGGAACAGCATCACAACTGTTCCGTACTCGCTCATCCCTACTGCCTTTGTCAGCACCTGGAAACATCTACCAGCTTGA